A window of Pararhodobacter sp. genomic DNA:
TGGAAAATCAGTTCTACCCGCTGGCCCTTGAACGGCTGTCGAACGCATTGCAGGCGAAGGGCTATCACATCCTGATCTTCACCGCTCCGAATTCGGCGGAAGATGTCGAAGCCGTAATCCAGGATCTCATGGCCTACCAGATCGATGCGCTCATCGCGGCCTCGGTCTCCATCACCTCGGAATTGGCGGAGCAGGTGCGAAAGGCCGGAATACCGGTTGTGCTTTTCAACCGCGGGCAGGACGGCGTCGGCGTGTCCAGCGTGACCTCGGCAAATCTCGCGGGGGGGCGCAAAGTGGCGCGGTTCCTGCTGGAGGGCGGGCATGAACGTATCGGCCATATTGCCGGTTGGCAGGGCAGTTCCACCGGGCGCGACCGGCAATCGGGCTTCCTTGCGGAAATGAACGCGGCTGGCCGCACGCCCTTTTCTGTCATGGACGGCATGTACAGCCGCGACGAGGCAATGGCCTGCGCCGAAAAAATGCTCGCCGGTCCGGTCATCCCCGACGCGATATTCGTGGGCAATGATCACATGGCCTTCGGTGTGATGGACGTGGTGCGTGCCCACGG
This region includes:
- a CDS encoding LacI family DNA-binding transcriptional regulator, yielding MTDEPHKVTSVDVARLAGVSQSAVSRVFTSGASASKKTKDKVLKAATTLGYRPNVLARAMITGRSRIIGLVVAYLENQFYPLALERLSNALQAKGYHILIFTAPNSAEDVEAVIQDLMAYQIDALIAASVSITSELAEQVRKAGIPVVLFNRGQDGVGVSSVTSANLAGGRKVARFLLEGGHERIGHIAGWQGSSTGRDRQSGFLAEMNAAGRTPFSVMDGMYSRDEAMACAEKMLAGPVIPDAIFVGNDHMAFGVMDVVRAHGLVPGHSISVVGYDDVPLAEWGGYHLTTIRQPVNRMVESTVNLMLRMIEDADAMPEHIEVEGPLIVRSSARIPEGWTK